In Mugil cephalus isolate CIBA_MC_2020 chromosome 11, CIBA_Mcephalus_1.1, whole genome shotgun sequence, the genomic window aataaaaaagaaaaagatttacgACAGGGAGAGGACAGTGCACAAGTCCAGGCCAGCACGACTCATACAGCAGGTTCTGACTATGCAGACTTTAATAGAAcgggaaataaaaatacaaccgCTGTCATTTAAAGCCATTAACTTATACATTAGTAGGGCTTTAATGTGCTGGCCCAGTGAAAGCAAGATGAAATTAGAAAGTTTTTGGTCATAGATGGATAAACTCAAAAGATAATGGCCCCTTTAGACACAGCGGAGGCCGATCTATAAGAACTGGCATGTAATGATAACATGTCATACAGTACTATacatgttaaaaacagaaaagcatgCAGAAAGGTGCTCTTGCATTCCAGTTACATGGAGGGGTTTGAAACCCATTACTTctttgctctgctctgctcccaCCTCTCTACCTCGAAGGAAGGAATGTGCCTGTGTTACTGCAGAACATGACGCGTTTAAATGTGCAAAGAATGCATTTGAGGAAGAATCACCAAAAGAAGACACTCAGCCTGTAAGAAGGCGTTTAGGTATTTAGAAAGCAAAATGATTTAGCGCAATGCAGCTATCTGGTAAGACTTAGATGATGAGTTGATCGTGTCCAACCCCGGATTTGGTCTCACAAAAGAGTTTCAGCAGAAGAgccataataaatataaataaataaataaatacagaaaaagggGGCACAACCATTTATTCGTCCCCTCAGCTTGTCCcctttatcttattattattttttttttttcaaacaaagaaCCCAAATGAGTGCATTGGAAGACTGAAATCCACAGCttccagggggaaaaaaaaacaaaacaaaaaaaaaacagaatcgTCTTCAACAATAATCACCATCAACTCAGTGACCCAGACTTTGTCTCTTTTGGTCAGGCATTTAACACAGAGCTCTGCGGCTCCGAAACACTCAAATATGGAAGCAGATTCTTTCTCGTGGCTATCAAAATAGTCGGGAAGAATATTCTCTTCAAACCCAACATTGGCTACAATTCACCTGTCTTCTCTCCTGTTAAGCTAAGAttcaagaaacaaaataaaatctttggtttaagcaccaaaacaaagcaaagattCAACCACTTACAAAAACAGAGAGGATTATTGCTTACAGTGCACAGAACAAGTTTGATTGATCAGACTGACAGCGTTTCCACTGATCACCACCAGAGGACAGTGGGAACACAAACTCATCCTTGTGATCTGGCTGATATGATTTCTGAATTGCACCTGAATCAGCATCATGTTGTAACGAAAATATACATCTTCAAATATCCCTCCACGCTGCAGCCCTGGATTTTAGTTTGCATAGAGAAAAGCATCCCAGtaaccacacacactcaaaacacACCAACTAGAcaacatgaaatcaaatcatAAGAAACAGCTTAAAgctaaaatacttaaaataaaacagcaaaccagaaataaaatttaaacaatgagaagacaaacatttaaaacatctcaGAAAACccgttttccatttttttcttctaatatttacttttttttttataagcgCTCTCTATATGGGAGCTGCAGGTCATTAGTCCAGCCAcctgagtgatttttttttttactgtggatGCTgtaccacacatgcacacataggcttacacacacacacacacacacacacacacacacacacacacacacacacacacacacacacacacacacactcttttcaCTATTCCCCTtcatccacttcctcctctACAATTTCATCTTCCACATCATCAGCCCATTGGTTCTGCTGCGCAGCGGGTGAGTGGGTTCTTCCTGGATCTTCTCCCTCcgcctctctgtctcctcttatTCCTAGCCCTCGCAAGAAAAGCTCGGGGTAGCCGGCCAACCTTTGAGACCTGAGCTGGGCCAGAGCCTGAAGAGTGAGAGACCTCTCCCTCTCAACCTCACTCGCAAATATCATCTGAGGGCCAGAGCCCGGCCCACTTCCGCCTTCCAGAACCGTGCGGGGGAGAAACGAAGAGTGGGCCTGTAGAGACAGAGCCTCCAGCGCGCTGGGCTGCTCCCTCCTGCCTCCGTCCCCTCTCCCGTCCTCCACCATGTCAGGCCCTCGTCTGGGCCGGCGCGGCCGCTGCTCTAGGCAGCTGTGGCCCTTGCGGTGGCGCTGGAGGTGGTCCTCTCGGGCAAAGGCCTTGTGGCAGAGCGGGCACTCGAAAGGCCGAGCCCCACTGTGGAGGGACAGGTGGTTTTTGAGGTCGTAGGAGTGGAGGAACCGGGCAGGGCAGTGGGGGCAGGGGTAGGGGCGTTCGCCTGTGTGTTTCCTCATGTGGATCTTCAACTTATCATTGCTaatagaagagagagagagagatgagtaGAAGGTGAGGAATGgggaagcagaaagagaaaatggtgattaaaacaaaataccATTAAGGAAAACAATTTGAGGAAGATACACTTGAATTTCTGAGCATATTTTTTAGGTTTCTTCCTAAGactttttaagtttctttaccGTGTGAAGCGAACTCCGCAGGTACCGCACTGGAAGGGTTTCTCTCCAGTGTGCGTCCTCATGTGTCGTGGCAGTTTCCCTGCTCCGTGGATGATCTTCTGACAGACAGGACACTGCTGAGGGGTCTGagacttcctcttcctccccccacccccgacTAACGTCGCCGCACTTCGATCTGCTACAGAGGTAGGCATGGAACTACTTCCAGTCAGCATACCATCATCGCCAAAAGCCTCCATCTCATCATCCTCCGACAGCTTGTCGTTAAGAGGTGTGACGGGATGCGGGTGGACGATGCGAGGGCGCTCCTGCATCCAGGGAAGAAGCCCCCCGTTTAGTgtgacccccctcccctctctgatCAACCTGGGATCCCCGTTCTGCCAGGATTTGAGGTGAAACTCCCCTTGCTCGGGGCTGGGAGGCTGGGTGGAGGGCAGGGATCGGATGCTGTCGGATCCCGTGGAAGGCTGCGAGACAGGAGAACTGGGCATCGTATTCAAAGGTGAGGAGTTGACGTGATGTGGCCCCAATTTTTTCACCTTCTTTTTGtcgttttttcttctgtttccttttatttctactcCCCTCTCTCCCACCGCCATCCTCTCAGCAGATACATGTAGGTCTTTCTGTTCCTCCACTGTCTCCCCTTCTGGTTCCGCTTTCTCCCCCAGGATGTCTCTGCAGGCATCAGCCACACACTGGATGCCAAGAAGCTGAGCGCCTCGCAGCACATCCCTCATCCCCGAGCTCGGAATGGTCAGGGTAGCAGTGTAGGCGAACTCCAGCAGGGCATCCAAGGCGTCGGGTGCCACGCAGTCCAGCTGGCAAACGCTGaatcctcctcccccctcgcctcccccctcctctgctccgAACAAGCGTCGAAAGTAGAGGCTAACAGCAGCCATGACGGAGCGGTGCGTTGGGTAGCGCGCCCCGCGGGAGGTTAGGGTGAGGTCACACAGGAGCCCTGTCCTCCTCTGGTCATTGAGGTGGGACAAGAGCTCGTTGCTGTGCTCCGGGAAGGGGATCCCAATCAGACCGTCCTCTCCTGGAGACATTGCCACCTACGTAAAAGAAAGGTAAGATCAGGAATTTGGAGGATCTTGGGATTGAGCAAATTACAGCTTAACTAGTCAAAATCTGTCTTTATTATCAGAAATTGCACAAAAGTTGCAAATGATGATTATTATGATCACGTCTCGATCATGTCCTTGACCACTTTCATAACCTTGTCCCAAAACTAAATATTTGGTAGTGTGACCGACAGGGGCATCAGAGTTGACGGAGCAAGTGGCATGAGTGAATCAAAAAAGCATGAAGTAGTAGAAATAATCATCAGATAAGAGGAGATTTACACCAAAACGTTTGGACGACGCAGAAAGGACGCGCGCTTATATAATGCACTGTAGGTGTTCTAGCCAAAGGGCAGCAGGTTAATTCGCGTGTGCAAGCTTTATAGCATTAGCCGACTGATTGACATACCTGGATATAGAAAGAGACcaatggaagaggaagagaaggaagaaaagcaaGCGAGGGACAGGGAGGAAGTGACAGGTTGGAGTGGGTGAAAGGGGGAGTACCAGTGAAAGaatgaggaaggaaaaaacagcaagagatgaaatgaaatgagcgTCTCTCGGAGCTATATAGGTTATTTAGATGTCACTTAATACAACAcacactttgtcttttttcagtcAATCAGGACGTTGTTCAACAAGTAGTGTGTGCGCTGGGTTGAGGGAAAAATCTCATGTTGAAAGTCAAGTAAGGACAACTTTCTTTATCTCCCTTTGTGTGCTGTAACGAGGCCTGGCGGTAATAAGACCCAACAACTCCCTACTTTGGATCCCTAAGCTCGCACCTCACCCTGTCCACACCATACCTGGTCGACAATATCTCCCACACACCTGAGCAGACCTGATTTTCCACAAACAACTCGCCCTCTTGATTCCCCCTCCCTACCCTTCATCTCCCTCCCATAGCAACTGGCAGCCCCCTGGCCATCCAATAACAGTGTTCACACATTGCCCAGAGGGCTCTGCACAACAACAGTAGATCCACCTGACTAACCTGCTCCAAAACACACCCtattaaacacacacgcacaggtaCAGGTGCACACATACGCATATACAATCCACATGCACACATTGCGTGCCAGTCTGTGGCTCCCCCCACCCACCATTGTTAGATTTAACCTGTTATGTGACGATCTTAACGACAGTCTATTTAAGACACATGCAAACGCGCTCCACCCATGCAACAAcgaaaaataaaagtcaaagtacagactattaaataaatacttctcgtGTATTTGCCACTACGCTTGTGTAAACTTTTTGATCCTTCCTCCCCTCAAAGAAACATCACACCATTCTGAGGACGAGATGACGCACCAAGAGGTGTAAAACGTTAATACTACCTTCTCCATCTTTATGGGCATGGGCACAGTCAGCTGGAGTCGAGGCAGCGGTTGTCTCATGGCATCCATTTTTTTCGCTCTTCACAGATCTTCTCCCCTCACTTTCCTTCTCGCTCGCGTTCAAAACCACTTTCTTTTCCTATTTCCCTTCTGCCCTCAGACTTAAAGGTCTGATCTCTTCGTCAGAAGCCGGGGTTAAGCGCTCATCCTTGGGGATGTCTACCTCTTTCGCACATACCGTCACTCACTCTCCTTCCTGTTGTATCAAAAAAGGGTGCACGTTGACGAAGACGGAGCCGCGGAtacccctccccccccccaccgagGTCGCCTACGCGCCCCCTCTCTCCAAAACCCAACGGCCCATTTTCCGAACACTTTCCGATAAACATGATCTCCTTGTCGACCTCTCTCCGCTGAGACGGATGCCAACAGGTAGATGGATATTTGCGTTGCTAAGGTTACGGCAGAACTGTTGGTGCCGTAGAATAAAGAGCGTTCAGACCACGCAACATTAGTTGAGCAGGAAGGAAATCCACACACGCAGGCAGAACACATGagaaataaccaaaaaaaaatatgtagccGACTCAAAGAATGCCAAAGTTGAATAACCATGTAAGAACCAAAATCATATTGTAAATATGAGTCATATTACACCCAGGAACAAGCATTCAGGTAGGTGCAATATGAGAGTCAAACCATGTCACACCGCACCACTGAGACAAACTAGTGCAGAAAGCTCTTCCTTTGAAGTGCTTGGCATAAAATAACGCTAATACAAGACTTTAATACAAACATTTACCAGGATTTTTCATGTCACAGCTTTTTAATATGAGCCATCTCCTCAACTTGAAGCAGCAAGGCGGCCAAGGGGCACACAGtatgtttggtttctgtttggGGTCTTCAAATTCACGGAGAAATTATCTGAGATGTCAAACACACGTTTTCTTATTGTTAACTGAATATCTTTGAGACTTTCGTGCTTTGGACGATTTAAAGATGTGAACTTTGATATTTAATCTACAGGAAATGATGTGTAGGTTAAactataatttaaataacaattaGCCGCAGACCTATGTAATACAGAATGCGGGAAAAAGCATCTTGAGTGGAAAAGAAATGCCCCTGCATAGAAGGCCAAGGAGCAAATGCATCACTTGACCTTGCCTGTGTACAGTTTGTGTCATTGTAGATATGACAACAGACCAGAATGTCCTATTTAAGACGGCCCGTCATTTGCAATCattgtttaaatacacaaaccCGATTGCTGGCAATAATTATTATGCGCGTACACTGCAGACTGCAACGTTGTGAAATGGCCCTCAATGACTGAAAGCGCAAAAAACTGATGCCGTGCAGACAGGCGAGGCACAAAAGGGGTTTTAAGAGGAGCAGACAACAACGCACGTTAAATTTCCGGCGcaggggagagaagaaaaaaaaaaagagaacacatCATGGGTGGTTGGTGGCTCGAGCTTCTTATTTTCAGCATATTCCTTAGAACACACGGACGTGTTCGGAAAATAACAAGATCACAAGAAGTTGCAGTGATTCCCATCAATTTTCAGTCTGTACTGTGAGTCACTATGTGCTCACACATCGTGACCTGCAAAAccaggcacacacagaaacgtATTACTcttcatatattcatatacccccccatccccctttgtcagtttctgttgttttgtgttgcttacCAAGGACGTGTCTACATAAGTTGCTGAATCTTGCAACACATTGTAACAAATGCTAAAACAGCCCAAAGGCAGATTCCACACAGACACTTCATCCTGCACGTTGAACAATGTTAGTTCACAAGCAAGAGTTCAAGTATTAGAAATCCTAATTACTGTCATTGTGAGTTTATTCGTGTTAATTTGGGTTCAGTATCGTAAAGTCAAATATCTTCGTTTGCCTTTAGGTGTGTCATCTAAAGTCAGTCGTACTCCTGccaaagtacacacacacacacacacacacacacacacacacacacacacacacacacacgtaaacgCTTGCCGAAAAGCACTTTACCTCTTAAGATTTAGtcgtgtatttatttttttttgtgtgtgtgtgcgcatttaATGCTGAAGATGTTGAGATGTTATCTTTCCAACAATTGCTTCTCAACTCTCTCTTCATTTATGCTCTCACCTCCTACTACTTTTGTCGACGGTGGAGGATTTCACCTCCTCTGCAACTCTACGGTTTCCTCATCCTTTGGTTTCATTATGCGCACCCTCTTCCTctctattaaaaacaacaatgcactcgtttctttaaaaaataaaactgatatttttaCCTTGATCTAACTGCCTGCTTGGCTGTTATGAACCTACACCTCGGCTTCTACCGAGGTGCACAACCAAAccataaaataaagcaaacaattttcattttgcacaaaTCTCCCATGGATTTGCTTTTACTGTAGAGGAAATGGAAACTTAAATCCACCATTACTGTCcagtgcaaagaaaaagagactaGTTTGTGTGGAGGCCAGGAAACTGACAGCTGCAGGATTGACCAGGATCTGCACACAAAGATTTATtcttcagtgcaaaaaaaaacctggtcACAGCATCCGTCGTCTATATCATGAAATCCCACTAAGAGTGTGTGTCAACTGGAACTGGGACTGTTAGTATTATTTTTATGGCTCTTTTTTTCCGTTAAAGGCTGTAACTTTTCCCAGTCCACCTCAATTATATCGGCTGCAGCACTAAGGGGGAAAATATGACTTTATACTATTCACAGAAAACTGGGGCCgagaaggagagggggaaaCACGTTTATGAATTCTGATGTCAGATGTTTTCCAAAGCGCCTGctcaagcgtgtgtgtgtgtgtgtgattctgactatatatttgtgtgtctgtgctggttCATGTGTGCACGTATGGTTGGTTGGATGAGATGTGACCGTTTTCTCAGGactcagaacaacaacaacatgatgtGAATTGCAAAAGATTTTCAAAATAGACCTGACAGATATTTTTATGCCCAAAAGGTTGTGAAAAGAAGTTGCTATTTGGataccataaaaaaaaactgtagcaGCTCAGATGTATAAAATATAGTGATGACACTAAAATGCTGACAAAcgcagttgttgttgtcatccAATCTGTAAGTGAAACCCTCCTCTATGCAGACACaattactcacacacacacgttcaagTGTTCTCAATCACAAAAACTCATATTTAGAACAAAGTTTACGCTAAACCCAAGATAGATCATCACGATGCTGAACAATCACTactctaaaaacaacaacaacaaagcagccGAACAGATGGAAAGTAAGATTCAAGTTCATACCGTTTCTCCTCCACACACTCGTCTTCCTCACACcacttttcctctctgtgtgtaaCAGATTATAAAGggctcagacagacagacagaacgaGTTCACCCTCTTTTCACCTCGCTTATTTGGGGTAGTGTGTGGAGTGTGGCGCTGGGACACCTTCTCTGAGGAAGAGTaggggaggaggaaacaggGGGATGAGAAGAGATGAGAGTACACATACAGCACACTTCCAAAccagagctgctgctctcaGTCCACAGGAGGATACAGGACTAAAACCTTCACATTCACACGACGATCAAGCCCCAAACTGGACAAGGTGCAAACTGACGTGACACATGCAGGTCTTCTAATAATACAGCTCATCTGTGCTCGGtgataaaacacaaactccaCCAGCTCTGAGTCCCAACAGTTCCCTCTGGACTCGACATTTGCATCCACCAAAAGATATTAAAACAGACACAACCATAGAACATTTGAATCTGCATTTGAATTTGCCAAAGACAAGACTTGAGACGCCGGGTGGTAATTATTGCGATTGAACCCTGCAATGACTGGACTGaagaggaattaaaaaaaaaaaaaaagaaaaaagaaaaaaaaagagaagtccACTGAGATGAAGTTACTCAGCAGAagtttgttctttctttaattCAACAGAGCCTCTGCAACCGAGCCCTCCTCTGTCCTTACTGTAACTGGGGCATTatggtgtgcgtgtgtgcgtgtgtgtgtgtgtgcgggtgtgtAAAGTGCGACGCATGCGCACATTGTGGTCTTAGTTCCAAGAACACATTACATTATTCATTTGGCTGGCAGAGCGGAGGCCCTTATCCCCTCGCCCTCCCACACCACAACTCTCATGCTGCGAGCTACAACAGCAGCCAGTTTGCATGCCAGCCCTGAACACCAATGTGAATCTGCTGGAGGATTATCAGCTTATCAGCGCACAGGGCAAGACATTTGGGTGCATGTATATACAGCACATACACTCTATCGCCTAATAGCCACCACGTTATAAGCAGAAactaatgtaaataaatgttgttgggtttttttttacagctagCATGTACGTTTGAAATTCGCGCAACGCTGACATCAGCACACTCTAATATATGCACTGAAAGAATAATTTTACAGTATATTTGAGgacaaatgttttgttaaatccTAAATGAGTGAAATCACTTCAAGTAAAATAGTATTTAGCAGTTTTTCAGCTTGTAATAACTGGATGCAGGCTTCACACTCAACATAAATTAAAGCGATATACATTTCTAcaatatatagtatagtatagagTAAAgtgttcattattattttttgttgtgcgACTGATAACGTATTGACCACTGTAATTGCAGTACTGTATTCAACTGTGTTGAAATGCTGTGAGTAAAACTGCACTTATGTTTGACTTAAAACAGCCttttaaaaggagaaataatattatttcgaaaacaaatataaagattTTGAAGAACACACGACTATACTAAGAGGACCACCACCATTGCAATaatgcaatttccccactgtggcacaaataaaggtttttctattctatttttctattctattattttgGAAATATTTTGTCACAGATAAAGtagatatttgttcattttctcttGCAGATGTTTcttgaaagaaaagagaagattcTGAAATGAATTTCCGTTAACTCTCTGAAACTCATGATTCACTATAGTACTAAACTGATTTACATAGAAAAGTGAAAACGTAGCTATgtatttgtgattatttttttctgaaatcacTGTCAAGACCTCTGCTCTGTTTGCTC contains:
- the zbtb7b gene encoding zinc finger and BTB domain-containing protein 7B; this encodes MSPGEDGLIGIPFPEHSNELLSHLNDQRRTGLLCDLTLTSRGARYPTHRSVMAAVSLYFRRLFGAEEGGGEGGGGFSVCQLDCVAPDALDALLEFAYTATLTIPSSGMRDVLRGAQLLGIQCVADACRDILGEKAEPEGETVEEQKDLHVSAERMAVGERGVEIKGNRRKNDKKKVKKLGPHHVNSSPLNTMPSSPVSQPSTGSDSIRSLPSTQPPSPEQGEFHLKSWQNGDPRLIREGRGVTLNGGLLPWMQERPRIVHPHPVTPLNDKLSEDDEMEAFGDDGMLTGSSSMPTSVADRSAATLVGGGGRKRKSQTPQQCPVCQKIIHGAGKLPRHMRTHTGEKPFQCGTCGVRFTRNDKLKIHMRKHTGERPYPCPHCPARFLHSYDLKNHLSLHSGARPFECPLCHKAFAREDHLQRHRKGHSCLEQRPRRPRRGPDMVEDGRGDGGRREQPSALEALSLQAHSSFLPRTVLEGGSGPGSGPQMIFASEVERERSLTLQALAQLRSQRLAGYPELFLRGLGIRGDREAEGEDPGRTHSPAAQQNQWADDVEDEIVEEEVDEGE